In one Moritella sp. 5 genomic region, the following are encoded:
- the punC gene encoding purine nucleoside transporter PunC, with the protein MNNIENNTKNKIPMSTMIWFSGLSMLGFLATDMYLPAFETIRHEFGTSQTLISLSLSIFLLGMALGQLVYGPLSDRVGRKKMLFVGMAIFVISTAVISLSNSIELFLLARFGQALGACCGTVIWQAVVIDRYQGKASERVFATIMPLVALSPALAPLLGAALEVFFGWRSIFVVLVVIGLALAFATSSEKESAPLDKKQEKLSSQLARDYKQIVKSKIFMGNMLMFAACSAAFFAYLTGSPFIMTAMGYSGSDIGLSYLPQTAAFLVGGYGCRSLLTRFSAKQLLPWLMTLFITTVVTMFVIAFVTSPATIWPILIPFCFLAVANGAIYPLVINAALADFKNCSATAAGLLNFLQTMFCFLASSVVSAFSEDGLYTVTAVMLFQGLLIVVGYVLAKHKTTNISASDAVVV; encoded by the coding sequence ATGAACAATATTGAAAATAACACTAAAAATAAAATCCCAATGAGCACGATGATCTGGTTTTCTGGATTAAGTATGTTGGGTTTCCTCGCTACGGATATGTATTTACCGGCATTCGAAACTATTCGTCACGAATTTGGTACATCTCAGACATTAATTAGTTTGTCGCTCAGTATTTTTTTATTGGGTATGGCACTTGGTCAATTAGTTTATGGTCCACTGTCTGATCGTGTTGGCCGTAAAAAGATGCTGTTTGTTGGCATGGCTATCTTTGTTATATCAACTGCTGTTATCTCACTATCTAACAGTATTGAGTTATTTCTTCTTGCACGTTTTGGTCAAGCATTAGGGGCATGTTGCGGCACTGTTATTTGGCAGGCTGTTGTTATTGACCGTTATCAAGGTAAAGCGTCAGAACGTGTCTTTGCGACGATAATGCCATTGGTTGCGCTGTCTCCCGCGTTAGCACCTTTACTTGGCGCAGCTTTAGAAGTGTTTTTTGGCTGGCGTAGTATTTTTGTTGTGCTTGTGGTGATTGGTTTAGCGTTGGCATTTGCAACAAGTAGTGAAAAAGAAAGTGCACCTTTAGATAAAAAACAAGAAAAATTGTCATCGCAATTGGCGCGTGATTATAAGCAAATTGTAAAATCAAAAATATTCATGGGTAATATGTTGATGTTTGCGGCGTGTTCCGCTGCATTCTTCGCGTATTTAACTGGTTCACCATTCATTATGACTGCTATGGGCTATTCGGGTTCGGATATTGGTCTAAGTTATCTACCTCAGACAGCAGCTTTTCTTGTTGGTGGCTATGGTTGTCGTAGCCTGTTAACACGCTTTAGTGCGAAACAATTATTGCCTTGGTTAATGACTTTGTTTATCACAACGGTTGTGACTATGTTTGTGATTGCGTTTGTAACATCACCAGCGACTATTTGGCCTATTTTGATCCCATTCTGTTTCTTAGCGGTTGCTAATGGTGCTATTTACCCATTGGTGATTAATGCTGCTCTCGCTGACTTTAAGAACTGTAGTGCAACTGCTGCGGGATTACTTAACTTTTTACAGACTATGTTTTGTTTCTTAGCGAGCAGTGTGGTATCTGCATTTTCTGAAGATGGTCTTTATACAGTGACTGCTGTGATGTTGTTCCAAGGTTTGCTTATTGTGGTTGGTTATGTATTAGCTAAACATAAAACAACGAATATATCAGCAAGTGATGCTGTAGTGGTTTAA